Proteins encoded by one window of Culicoides brevitarsis isolate CSIRO-B50_1 chromosome 2, AGI_CSIRO_Cbre_v1, whole genome shotgun sequence:
- the LOC134828862 gene encoding SET and MYND domain-containing protein 4-like codes for MTDSSQALMDLLNRSQRTMEVSFKFMSLPDAASKIRYSLQLFYENNLLPPASDIFHPKSDSASLNARNEGNQHFKAGNYVAALENYNRSLCLATTDSDHLSIGFANRSAVYLNAGFFKFCLANIELARKFNYPEKLRAKLENREKECLKLMEINEDGAEKIKKENVSLSYETSKEVPVMIEGLECAKSEQFGRFLRTQRDLKPGDVIIIEKPFLKLVGASAEYNRCANCLETAFLNLLPCLSCTRAMFCSENCRQIAFDRFHKYECPIIDGIFTFNKSIVTGIRATLYAFTMFPDIEDLKKLIDDIDTSQESAFTVDYSQISEKNQFRAIYAFATNESSRTFRDLMRMTNDCAIAWYFLSNYTDLKCILKDTEAENFFLNVLFHFVQAASVNTHALGFSNIGPAVFGGGLFALCSLINHSCAPNVVRIADGTTNVVVVRRFIRKGEQLFDSYGPPFCLLDAKQRQAKLKIHYNFDCSCEACVKGYPLLRNMKTTREIQQKFVAEQKKIKSFDKEFARKKFEEYREFLMKNHEKYPSFEVCVSEDNLVTCFCVLTIDTPLEFVLKPIN; via the exons atgacagACTCCTCGCAAGCTCTGATGGACCTTCTGAACCGTTCACAACGCACAATGGAAGTTTCCTTCAAATTCATGAGTTTACCTGACGCCGCATCCAAAATTCGTTACTCCTTACAACTTTTctacgaaaataatttattaccgCCCGCTTCAGACATTTTCCATCCAAAAAGTGACTCTGCCTCCTTGAACGCTCGCAACGAAGGAAATCAACATTTCAAAGCCGGAAACTACGTAGCAGCTCTGGAAAATTACAATCGAAGCCTTTGCCTGGCGACGACCGACTCGGATCACTTATCAATTGGCTTCGCGAATCGGTCTGCGGTCTACTTGAACGCtggtttcttcaaattttgccTTGCTAACATTGAGCttgctcgaaaatttaattatccgGAAAAATTGCGAGCAAAATTAGAAAATCGTGAGAAAGAATGCTtgaaattaatggaaattaacGAAGATGGtgcggaaaaaattaaaaaagaaaatgtttcgTTGAGTTATGAGACGAGCAAAGAGGTTCCTGTGATGATTGAAGGACTGGAATGTGCAAAATCGGAGCAATTTGGACGTTTTTTAAGGACTCAACGTGATTTGAAGCcag GTGACGTAATTATCATCGAAAAGCCCTTTTTGAAGCTGGTTGGTGCCTCTGCCGAATACAATCGATGTGCAAATTGCTTGGAAACTGCCTTTTTAAACCTTCTGCCATGCTTGTCATGCACTCGAGCGATGTTTTGTTCGGAAAATTGTCGCCAAATCGCATTCGATCGCTTCCACAAGTACGAATGTCCAATAATTGATggaattttcacatttaacaAATCAATAGTGACCGGAATTCGAGCAACTTTATATGCTTTCACGATGTTTCCTGACATCGAAGACCTAAAAAAGCTCATTGACGACATTGACACGTCTCAAGAAAGTGCCTTCACAGTCGATTACTctcaaatttcagaaaaaaatcaatttcgcgCGATTTATGCTTTTGCCACGAACGAATCCAGCAGAACTTTTCGCGATTTAATGCGGATGACGAACGATTGCGCCATTGCGTGGTACTTTTTGAGCAATTACACGGACttgaaatgtattttaaaagaCACTGAAGcggaaaatttcttcttaaacGTCTTATTTCACTTTGTGCAAGCCGCTTCCGTGAACACACATGCCTTGGGCTTCTCAAATATCGGCCCGGCAGTCTTTGGAGGAGGACTTTTTGCGTTGTGCAGCTTGATAAATCACTCGTGTGCTCCGAATGTCGTGCGAATTGCCGATGGAACGACGAATGTGGTTGTCGTGCGACGTTTTATCAGGAAAGGAGAGCAGCTTTTCGACAGTTATGGACCACCTTTTTGTCTCTTGGATGCCAAACAACGTCAGGCAAAGCTGAAAATTCATTACAATTTTGATTGTTCGTGTGAAGCTTGCGTCAAGGGATATCCGTTGCTGAGAAATATGAAGACAACGAgagaaattcaacaaaaatttgttgcggaacaaaagaaaattaagagtTTCGATAAAGAATTTGCaaggaaaaagtttgaagagtatcgagaatttttgatgaaaaatcacgaaaaatacCCAAGTTTTGAGGTTTGTGTGTCGGAAGATAATTTGGTGACGTGTTTTTGCGTTTTGACCATCGATACGCCTTTGGAATTTGTTTTAAAgccaattaattaa
- the LOC134831260 gene encoding uncharacterized protein LOC134831260: protein MESGDKNNRQDAGSSSEPTNKTPERSVTFLDKGVAKVMKVSKGHKVIIMNNENGEQEFIAIPASQDINLDEVLSFSAGTQNPAMPPSQNSKKNNFDSWQPACSSTQLMSQELSPIKPLANYLEKSLEIAEGASENVPERENPVKIVSLNERNDWSAFKTPQTTQATSENPNTEPAMEVDQPKNDEMPRQTIHQTVGSLTSTLAGEIFAPESPSQSMVVDQNTILPVLPPKIVNTTTGLMKSDSEDSDKDSPAAPEVQPVTEKAPEEPEEMEEEVQIDLSLPPADAEIWKELEEIQNQLRKEYFGDFDENVEEKVEIKEPQSDLMSAPKSQKTQKIQKSPKRKPMPKSKRPTTTRTRSRTILDSDFDDKSQPMLKHVPRI from the coding sequence atgGAATCTGGCGATAAAAACAATCGACAGGATGCCGGTTCATCTTCAGAACCCACAAACAAAACCCCCGAACGGTCTGTAACCTTCTTGGACAAAGGAGTGGCAAAAGTTATGAAGGTCAGCAAGGGTCACAAAGTCATAATTATGAATAATGAGAACGGCGAACAGGAATTTATCGCAATTCCAGCCTCGCAAGACATCAATCTCGATGAAGTTTTGTCATTTAGTGCCGGAACACAAAATCCAGCGATGCCTCCGtcacaaaattctaaaaaaaataattttgattcgtGGCAACCGGCATGCAGTTCGACTCAACTAATGTCCCAAGAGTTGTCTCCAATCAAGCCACTTGCAAATTATCTCGAAAAATCCCTGGAAATCGCCGAAGGAGCATCAGAAAATGTTCCAGAGAGAGAAAATCCggttaaaattgtttcattgAACGAACGAAATGATTGGTCGGCATTCAAAACACCTCAAACCACGCAAGCGACGTCAGAAAATCCAAACACCGAGCCTGCCATGGAAGTCGATCAACCCAAAAACGATGAAATGCCTCGTCAAACAATCCATCAAACGGTAGGAAGTCTCACTTCAACTCTTGCTGGTGAAATTTTTGCTCCGGAATCACCATCGCAGTCCATGGTAGTTGATCAAAATACAATTCTGCCAGTTTTACCGCCGAAAATCGTTAATACAACAACTGGTTTGATGAAAAGTGACTCAGAAGACTCGGATAAAGATTCACCAGCGGCTCCTGAAGTTCAGCCCGTCACCGAAAAGGCGCCAGAAGAACCCGAAGAGATGGAAGAAGAAGTCCAGATCGATCTAAGTTTGCCGCCAGCTGATGCTGAAATCTGGAAAGAGTtggaagaaattcaaaatcagCTGAGAAAAGAGTATTTTggtgattttgatgaaaatgttgaagaaaaagttgaaatcaaGGAGCCTCAAAGTGACTTGATGAGTGCGCCAAAGTcacaaaagacacaaaaaatacaaaaatctcCAAAACGGAAGCCGATGCCAAAATCCAAACGACCAACAACGACGAGAACGCGATCCAGAACAATTTTAGATTCGGATTTTGATGATAAGAGTCAACCAATGTTGAAACATGTACCTCgtatttga